In a genomic window of Phragmites australis chromosome 14, lpPhrAust1.1, whole genome shotgun sequence:
- the LOC133890075 gene encoding probable N-acetyltransferase HLS1 codes for MIDSMVAAEEDGGVAYTVREFDGDRDRDSAAVERLEQACEVGPSGGKLCLFTDLLGDPLCRVRHSPAYLMLVAEAADGPLGTEIVGVVRGCVKTVACGRGQLFSKVAYLLGLRVSPAHRRRGIGRKLVERMEEWFRQMGAEYAYVATDTENEPSVRLFTARCGYAKFRTPSVLVHPVFRHDLAPSPRAAVVQLAPREAELLYRRRFADVEFFPRDIDAVLSNALSLGTLLALPEPGAARSWRGVEAFLAAPPESWAVASVWNCKDAFRLEVRGAPRLWRAAARATRAADRAAPWLGIPSVPNLFDPFGMHFLYGLGGAGPSAPRLARALCRHAHNVARRAGARVVATEVGACDPLRAGVPHWPRLGAEDLWCIKRLTDSYGDGTLGDWTKAPPGASIFVDPREF; via the exons ATGATCGATTCGATGGTGGCCGCGGAGGAGGACGGTGGGGTGGCCTATACGGTGCGCGAGTTCGACGGCGACCGCGACCGCGACAGCGCTGCCGTGGAGCGGCTGGAGCAAGCATGCGAGGTGGGCCCCAGCGGCGGCAAGCTGTGCCTCTTCACTGATCTCCTCGGCGACCCGCTCTGCCGCGTTCGCCACTCCCCGGCATACCTCATGCTC GTTGCGGAGGCTGCGGACGGGCCCCTCGGCACGGAGATCGTCGGCGTCGTGCGCGGCTGCGTCAAGACCGTCGCCTGCGGCCGCGGCCAGCTCTTCTCCAAGGTCGCCTACCTCCTCGGCCTCCGCGTCTCCCCGGCGCACAGGAGGAGAGGGATCGGGAGGAAGCTGGTGGAGCGGATGGAGGAGTGGTTCCGGCAGATGGGCGCCGAGTACGCCTACGTCGCAACAGACACCGAGAACGAGCCGTCGGTGCGACTCTTCACCGCGCGCTGTGGCTACGCCAAGTTCCGCACCCCCTCCGTCCTCGTGCACCCGGTCTTCCGCCACGACCTCGCCCCGTCGCCACGCGCCGCCGTCGTGCAGCTCGCGCCGCGCGAGGCCGAGCTGCTCTACCGCCGCCGCTTCGCGGACGTCGAGTTCTTCCCGCGCGACATCGACGCCGTGCTGTCCAACGCCCTGTCGCTGGGCACACTCCTGGCCCTGCCGGAGCCAGGCGCGGCGCGGTCGTGGCGCGGCGTGGAGGCGTTCCTTgccgcgccgccggagtcgTGGGCGGTGGCGAGCGTGTGGAACTGCAAGGACGCGTTCCGCCTCGAGGTGCGCGGCGCGCCGAGGCTGTGgcgcgccgcggcgcgcgccacgCGGGCCGCCGACCGCGCCGCGCCGTGGCTCGGCATCCCTTCCGTGCCCAACCTCTTCGACCCGTTCGGGATGCACTTCCTATACGGCCTGGGCGGCGCCGGCCCCTCCGCGCCGCGGCTGGCGCGTGCGCTGTGCAGGCACGCGCACAACGTGGCGCGCCGCGCCGGCGCGCGCGTGGTGGCCACGGAGGTCGGCGCGTGCGACCCGCTCCGCGCCGGGGTGCCGCACTGGCCGCGGCTCGGCGCCGAGGACCTGTGGTGCATCAAGCGGCTCACCGATAGCTACGGCGACGGCACGCTCGGCGACTGGACCAAAGCGCCGCCCGGCGCCTCCATCTTCGTCGACCCAAGGGAGTTTTAG